AAAATAGCTAATAAATCTCTTTCATCTTTGATATTTTGAATATCAAGTTTGCTTAAAATATCTTCCATACTTTCACGAGTATTAGAGCCTTTTACTTCTATGGGTTTTCTTTTTATATTCTCATCTTTTTTGGAATTTTCTTGTAAATATTTCTCTCCAAAATGTTTTTCATAACCATTTTGCTCTTTGTATAAATCAACTTCTAATTTTAAAGCCAAATAACCGATTTTAAACTCATCTAAATCATCAAGAGCAAATAAATCCATAAGCCTATCCATAAAGCCACCGCTCCCACAAAAAACATCTCCTAGCTTTATATTGCCTTGAGAAAATCTGCTTAGATAAAACTCAGGCACGCTAGTATCTCCAAAATTTGTATCATTAGTAGCAAATCTAACGCCCACAATCTCGTTTTGCTTTAAAAACTCTAAAAGTTTTAAATCGTTTTTAATAAATGCTTGATTATAAATATTATTAGCTTTTGTATTTATTTGTAAAGCGTCTAGCTTAGAAAGAGCCTTTTTGTCATCGTTTTCGTTGAAAAATGCAGGGTGTAAAGAATTAATCACTTTTACCATTTCTTCAGCGCCAACTTTTTTACCCGTTTCTATCCAATCTTCTCGCTCTTTTTTACTCATTCCATAAAAAAGCATACCTTCCATAAACTCGCTTTCAAGCATAGCGTGAAGCTCTGGATACTTAGATTTATTTACACTCAAAAGTATTCTTTGCGTATTATTTGGCTCATAAGTTCCCCATTCATCTTGTGGGGCGTCTTTTAAAATATTTGCGATTTGTTCTTGTAGATTATCTTTAGGAGTTTGAGTGGTTGGAATTTGATTTTTAATATTTGTTTGATAATTTATATAATTGTTATTTATTATTTGCATTTTAAACCCCCGTTATTTTTCTATATCGGTAGGTTTAAAAAAATATTAATAGATATTTAATTTATATCTGAACTCTTTTATAAAATTTTTAGCTTTAATTCTTATTTATATAAAATATTAATCTATATTCATTTTAACAATTTTATAACTTTCCTTTATTTTAAACTCTTTTATCATATAAATTCTCGCTATCTTTATACGCCATTAAAATAGCTAATAAATCTCTTTCATCTTTGATATTTTGAATATCAAGTTTGCTTAAAATATCTTCCATACTTTCACGAGTGCTAGAGCCTTTTACTTCTATGGCTTCGTAAGGTTTTTTATCTTCAGTTTTATCTTTTTTATCTTCAGCTTTTTCATAATTTTTATTTATTGTTGATATTTCATCACTTGGTTTTGTATTTTCACTATTTTGGATACTTTCATGCTCTTTGCCTTGTTTTATCTCATCAATTCTTGCTAGATATCTTTGCTTAAACTCATCTTCGCTAATATTTCTTGCATTAAATAGCTTTGCTATTATTACATCTTGATTCCATTTATAATCTCCTAAGCTATCAGAATGCTCCTTTAAAAAATATTTTAAATCTTTTTGCACATCTTGGTTTGCTTCGGGACTAAAAGCTCTTTCATAAATTGTATTTGTATACATATCGCCATATAAAGCATCTTGATGTTCAAGTAACATATAAATAACCATACTTTGGATTTTTGCTTCATTGCTATTAGTTGGGTAATTAAAATCCAAGCTATCGTGAGTATCGGGGTAAAACATTTTAATAAAATCATCATATCTTTTTGCATTTTCTTTATTTTCAAGTCTTCCTTGAACTAATGCTTGATTATTATTTACCTTTTGTAATGGTAAGTTATAATTATTTGAACTAATTTTCATATTTTATCCCTTTAAAATAATTTAATAATTAGTAAATATATTAATTAAATATAACTAAATATAACTTTAAAAAGATTAAGTAGCAAAACTTAATTTAAACTAACGATTAAAAAAAATTAGATAAATTCAGCAAAAAATTATCTAAAAGAGTTTTATTATGAGTTTTATGGAAATTGTTATTATTTTAATAGTTGCTGTTTTGGTTTTAGGACCTGAAAAACTACCTGGCACTATAGTTGAAATCGCAAAATTATTAAAGGCTGTTAAAAAACAAATTAACGAAGCTAAATCAAGTATAGAAAACGAAATCAATATTAGCGAATTAAAAGATGAAGCTAGAAAATATAAAGAAGAAATCACAAAAGCAAATGATAGTATCAGAAAAAAATTAAGCTTTGAAGAATTTGATGAGATTAAAAATACTTTAAGTGATTTTGAAAAAGACGCACAAAATGCTTTAAATAGCACTATTGATAGTGTAAAAAATACAGAAAACTCAAATCAAAATTCAAATTCTACAGAAGAAAAAAATATAAATACAGAAGAAAAGCAACTTAGCAAAAGAGAACAATTTTTAAAAGAAAAGAGCGAAAATGTTTGAAGAATTAAAACCACATTTAGTTGAACTTAGAAAAAGATTATTTATTAGTGTAGTTGCTTTGATTT
This is a stretch of genomic DNA from Campylobacter sp. RM12651. It encodes these proteins:
- the tatB gene encoding Sec-independent protein translocase protein TatB — translated: MSFMEIVIILIVAVLVLGPEKLPGTIVEIAKLLKAVKKQINEAKSSIENEINISELKDEARKYKEEITKANDSIRKKLSFEEFDEIKNTLSDFEKDAQNALNSTIDSVKNTENSNQNSNSTEEKNINTEEKQLSKREQFLKEKSENV